The nucleotide window GTGGTGGGGCTGTGGATGAAACCACACCgaggctgctgtgccctggtggGGCTCTACCTGCTGGAGGAGGAATGGGGAATGTCCAcacctgccccctccctgtcctctgcATCACACCAGGCTGTGTCTGACCTCAGCCACACTCCAGCCTCTGCCCCAAGACACCACTAAAACTGAAATCCTTGGGTGCAGGTGGAGGTCCCCTCTGGGCTGCTTCAGAGCTCAACCCATCTTGTGCCACCTTGGCTGCCATGTcctttgctctgtgctggccCTTGGGCCTTGCCCTGCACTCCAGTAacttgctctgctttcctgccagcTGCCACGATGCCCCTatctcagagcagggctgggcagatgCCATGCAGCAGCAAGGTCTGCAGGAACCTCTTTGGCCCTGTGGACCACCAGGAGCTTCAGAATGACTTGAAGGACCTGATGAGGCAACACCTGGAAGAAGCTCAGCAGCGCTGGAACTTCAATTTTGAGACAGAGACTCCCCTGGATGGCCAATTCAAGTGGGAGAGGGTCTTCCAGGGTGAGCAGCCAACCCAGGAGGTCCACAGCCTGGTCAGTGCCATCAGCAGTGAGAACAGGAGCTCCAGGGTCCcccccaaggatcatcctggcaggatttgccccgaggggtctcagcagagcttggGGCTTTACAGGGCTGGTGCTCCACAGAGCCTGAAACGTGGGCAGACCACCATCACAGGTGAGTGCTGGAGGCTTGGTGGCACTGTTGGTGTCATGGCTCTGCTGGAAGGGACAGAGGAAGGGCTCCTGGGCATGGGGAGGGGACCATGCCCCAAGCTTATCTCCCCTAGGGGACCAGAAATCATCTTCCAAGGGGAGAAGGCCACAAACTTGGGGAGTACCTTTTGGTTGCTGAGGGTCAGGGGGGGACTTCTGTTGGGCTTGTGGGTTGTGGAGCTGTGTTGTAGGTGCCCCAAAATAGTTCACCCTCAGTCCCCAGAGCCTGTCCTCTAAGGTCCAGGGCTGGGATGGAAATGAAGAGATGGAGACCTGCAGGCTCCTCTCTCTAGGAGCACAAGGCTCTGGCTGGGTGGCTCTAAGATGGAGCCTACCTGTGCTGAGGTTTGGGAGCTTCCCTGGGGacacctccccctccctgatGGGCtggaggctcttttccaaccctctTTTCTACCTTGCAGACTTCTACAGCTCCAAGAGGAGGCTCATCCCTGACAAGCCCAAGCCTGACAAGCCCAagccatgagctggcagtgctgggccccCTGCCCGTggggacagctgctgctgatgtgCCCTGGAGGCATGGTGGCTCTGTCCCCCCATGCTGCCCTGTGTAAGCTGTCTGTATGAAGCAATGTAGAGTCTGTAGTTCCCTATTTATGAGTAGTCCTGAGGGACCTCCACTGTGTGCAATGTCTAGGAGTTGAGGTTTGCAGCCCCACGGAGGAGATGGTGGAGGACTGGAATGGCTGTGGTGGGACCGAGgccttgccctgcctgcagagaagaaaagggcCAGGAGTCatcccagcagcatcctgctgtcagctgtggtccttcccctgcctggtGGCTGCCCATGGAGGACACTTGGTGGCACCAGAAAGTCACCAACATGGattgcagagccctggagcagcctggtcctgagGACCCCCTGGTTGCTCTGTGCATGGTGGTGGCCTTCCTCCAAGCTGGATGGACTCAGCAGTGGCAAGGTCCTTGTGGAAGCAGAGGGATGAGGGCTGCCTGGAAGAGGAAGCAGCATTCCCTGGCCAGCCCTTCCTCTGGGTGACTCACCAGTGCCATCAGAAGGGCTGCAGGTGGTGACAAACCCTCTGGAGGTCCTCAGTGCTGAGCTCATTGTGGGACCAACACTGCCTGGGAGCCTTTGGAGTCCCTGCTGACCCAAACTCCACTTTCTGCCCTCGTTTTTGGCTTGCTGTGggctgctgtttgccttctgttctgccacctccagcactgatccaggctggagagctgcctgctccagctcagctggaaggagTCCTGCTCACCAGCAAGGGTGGCACCAAAAGATGAGAttgtagcttttttttctttttttttttttttttttctgggctgtCTCCTTCGAGGTTGGTGTGGGTGAGGACCTGCCCttggctctgcagagcctgagggGCTTTGGTCACTTCTGGGACCCCCAGGGATGTCCTGGAGCTGCTCggtcccagcactgaaggatgAGTCCCTGCCCTTCAGGGACTCAACACTGTCAGGTTTCAGCACTTTGGTGGAGTtcatctcctgctctgctggattTGGACTCTGGAAACTGGTGCAAGATGGTCCCAGGCAGAGAAGGGATGGAGTCAAGCCTCCTGCCTTGCACCGTGATGCACTTTGCTGTGGGTGAAGCTGGCAAGCTCCCAGCACTAAATCTTTATTTATATTAAAGTAAATAATGCTCTGGagttgaggggtggggggagaggaggtGCCTGCTGGTCTGTACAGGGGAGGGGAATAAACACTTGTCTGGTGAGGAGCCCTCTCTGCCTCGTGGGAGTGATGTGGGGGCAGGAGTGGACTCTGGGGGCTTGGGGGTGCAGccctgagctgggagctgcctttgggtgggctgggagctggggtggctgcagcaCCAACCCAGCACCAACCCAGGCTGTCCCAGCCCTGGGTGACTCCTCTGCAGCAcgagccagcagagcaggaggatgaggagctGTGTGAGGGCTGAGAGGCACAAAACCTCCCCACAAGTCCTGTGCCTAAccctgatcacagaatcatcacagaggggtaggggttggaagggtcctctgaggatcacctagtccaacccccctgctaagagcaggatcacccaggggaaaTCACACTGGGACAGCACCAGGGGGgatttgaatgcctccagggacagaggctctacaacctctctgggcagcctggtccagtgctctgccaccctcaaagtgaagttttgttttgtttgtttgttgaaaCATGCCCTAACATCCCTTGggacagctctctgctgtgcacCTGGGTGCAGGATTGGTGCTGGCACCGTGTCCCCTAGCAGGTGAGGGAAggttcctctgctgctcacaTCCTTCCCAGTGCCCTGCTGTGAGCCTGGTCCTCTGCTCCTAACCCTTGCTgtggtcaccatccctgggggtgtttgaggAAtgtgtggcacttcaggacatggcttcatggccgtggtggtgctgggctgatggttgggcttgatcttggaggtctgttccaaccaaaagaattctgtgaCTCCAAGTGGCCTTTAGCCATGGGCAAGCTGGTACCATCCCATTGCTCTCCTACTGCAGTCCTgcctggcagagggcaggaatcaatcagctctgctgggaatgTTTAGGAGTTCTCCCACCCAAGAAGCATCCCCAGGGACAGCAAAGCCAAAACTCAGTCTTCCTGCAGTggcaaacagccccagggggtGTGTGAGGTGGTGACAAACGTGAGCTCAGAGAGGGGTTTTGCAAtctgggcagcagcctgggtgTGGGGCTGGTTCAGGCTGGGGCAACTGGCACCAGCTTTgctcagagagcagagaagaaacCTCTGAGCCTTCAGCTGGCACACAAACACCCAGGGCAGTGCTTgctcccagctggctgctgctcctctgggtgAAACAGcaaaggagctgggctgggcctGGGTGGGATGGGGCAGGGCACCTGCACAGCCAGTTCCCAGCAGGTGATTtaacctcctgggatggggagagATGGGCAGGGCACCAGCCTccaccccacagctcctgccccatgcCTGACCCTGGGCATGGTGGTTCTGGTTACAACCTGAAGGTAATGGTTGAGATTTCTTTCCCCCTGGTGTTATTTTAGGGGTttgcttgggattttttttatctccagTCTTGCAGttaaagagaagcaaaaagcaTGCAAGATCCATctaaggtcaagggaggtgattctgctctgctcttgtgagacccaacctggagtgctgtgtccagctctggagcccccaacagaAGGatatggaactgctggagagggtccagaggaggccacaaagatgatcagagggctgagaacctcccctaaggagataggctgagagagttggggctgttcagcctggagaaggctccagggagatcttggAGCaaacttccagtacctgaaggggctccaggagagctggggagggacttctgacaagggctgggagtgccaggacgagggacaatggcttgaaactggagcagggtaggtttgggttggacatcaggaggaagctctgctcgatgagagtggggagacactggaacaggctgcccagggaggtggtggaggctccatccctggagacattcaaagtcaaacttgctgaagccctgagcaacctgctctagttggaggtgtccctgctgactgcagggggtgttggacaagatgagctctgaggctcccttccaactcccttCTGTGACCAACATAACCTTTGCTGTtcatctgctgctctcctcctgccccaaACACCTTTGAGCCTTGGCTGGGGACCACTGCAAATGaggaaaggatggagagacttctgctgcagtgcctgtggACACCAGCAGCGTCCTTGCTTTGGGGTGTGGGggttctgggggggggggtcagtGACCCTCTGGATGGGGCCTTCCTGCACCCCACTTGCAAAGCAGCAAACAGGAAACGTGTGAGCAGCAGCGGTTGGGTGCAACCCAGAGCGGAAAAGGAGCCTTGggcaagaggagcagcagagctcagggcaggtcagacacctgcagcacagcaccagcatCTGGCCCACCACAGGGACCCCCCTGCACCCTGAAACTGAGGGACTCCCTCGCTGGGTGGGCAAGgtaagagctgctgctcctttgctgctcctgcagcaccttggaaaaagcaaagcaaggaaaataaggggaaggggagggggggaggggtccTGCTGCTGGGTACTGGGGAGGGGGATTTTTCTTGCTGCCCATGGgggagctgtggctgggggCTGTTTGCTGGTGGCTGGGAGCAGTGTGAGCTGTTCTGGGGGGCACACAAGTCACAGAGGGTTGGTGTTGCCATGGGGGGGTCCCTGCTCAGTGGGGGTTGGAGGGTGCACAGCCCCCATCCCAAGGCCTCCTCCTTGTTGTATGCTTTGGGGTGTGGTGGGGtcagctcagccctggggctgtggtaGGGACCTGGGGGCTTGCCAGGCTTCAAACAACCCCTCAGACCTGCTGGGACCACCATAAAGTCACCCAGTTTCTGTCCCTGGATCACTGGGTGACCTGAGTGACTCCAGTGACTcctggagaccttcctgtgtccaccccctgCTACTGGAcagtgctgtgggtgctgtgctTTAAGGGGCACGGGATGTTTGGGGCACATTCCCATGGTTTTGGTGCACCCCAGGATTTAGTCCTTGTTCCACACTGCAGAAGGAATGgggcaaagggctggagcagctgggggaggtccccaggctgggagcagaaagCCAGACCATGACCATCAGACTGCTCAAGCATGGCCCAGCATCTCCATCACCCCCTCTCCAAGGCCATGGTTTCCTCCTCACTGGTTTTTGGCTTTGCCATGCTGAGCCCCTCATGGAGCTGgtgtggtggctgctggtgaCACTGCCAAACCCcccaggacaaggaggaagggAGTGAGAGGTTCCTGAGCTCAGACCCCACAAGCTGGGGTGAAGGTGCAGGCGTGATGGAACCTCCCTGAGGTCTcactcagctctgcctgggggTGACTCATGGCTGTGAAAactgggggaggaatttcaaaggctgctgctgagctctgaaGAAGTAGGTGGTGGAACCAGCACGTTTCACccagacctccagcactgccttggctggtcctctgctgctgctacctCCTGGCTGTGTCATCTCCTGGGTGGCCCTCAAGCCCTGGCAGTGCTCATGTCCTGTGCATCTtccagagccagggcagagcacaggaagattcctggcttgcatcagcactactgtggccagcagcaccagggcagggattgtcctcctattcttggcactgctgaggctgcacctcgaatcctggggtcagttctgggccactcacttcaagaaggacactgaggggttGGAGTGTGtcacagagaagggaaacaaagctgggaaagggtttggagaacagagctggtgaggagaagctgagggagctgggggtgttcagcctggagaaaaggaggctgagggagacctcattgctctctgcagctcctgagaggag belongs to Indicator indicator isolate 239-I01 chromosome 35, UM_Iind_1.1, whole genome shotgun sequence and includes:
- the CDKN1A gene encoding cyclin-dependent kinase inhibitor 1, coding for MPLSQSRAGQMPCSSKVCRNLFGPVDHQELQNDLKDLMRQHLEEAQQRWNFNFETETPLDGQFKWERVFQGEQPTQEVHSLVSAISSENRSSRVPPKDHPGRICPEGSQQSLGLYRAGAPQSLKRGQTTITDFYSSKRRLIPDKPKPDKPKP